The Emys orbicularis isolate rEmyOrb1 chromosome 21, rEmyOrb1.hap1, whole genome shotgun sequence genome has a segment encoding these proteins:
- the LOC135893192 gene encoding olfactory receptor 2D2-like, with protein MEAMGSENCTSVSEFILVGLSGRPRTQRLLFAAILATYLATLAGNLLIVGLVRADSRLHTPMYFFLSHLSFLEICYTSCTIPQALAHLLTRSKSIPFARCAAQMYLALSLGSTEAILLAAMAYDRFVAVCWPLRYAALMGRGRCWALALSSWAAGFLLSVVNAAFTLRLPFCGPNRVNHFFCELPVVLELACADTRLTEAVVFGAAVLILLLPLAIILASYGLILASVLWGQVAARRRKAFSTCASHLAVVAIFYGTVISMYMRPRSGAASDWDKHIAVFYIVVTPALNPLIYTLRNKEVKGAVAKLMHRAGLAKKS; from the coding sequence ATGGAGGCGATGGGGAGTGAGAACTGCACCTCAGTCTCCGAGTTCATCCTGGTGGGTCTCTCCGGCCGGCCGCGGACGCAGCGCCTCCTCTTTGCGGCCATCCTGGCCACCTACCTGGCCACCCTGGCAGGCAACCTGCTGATCGTGGGCCTGGTGCGGGCCGACTCGcgcctccacacccccatgtactttttcctcagCCACCTCTCCTTCCTGGAGATCTGCTACACCAGCTGCACCATCCCCCAGGCTCTGGCCCACCTCCTGACCCGCAGCAAATCCATCCCCTTCGCTCGCTGTGCCGCCCAGATGTACCTCGCCCTCTCGCTCGGCAGCACCGAGGCCATCCTGCTGGCCGCCATGGCCTATGACCGCTTCGTCGCCGTGTGCTGGCCGCTGCGCTATGCCGCCCTCATGGGGCGGGGCCGTTGCTGGGCACTGGCCTTGTCCTCCTGGGCTGCTGGGTTCCTCCTCTCGGTGGTCAACGCGGCCTTCACCCTGCGGCTGCCCTTCTGCGGGCCCAACCGGGTCAACCACTTCTTTTGCGAGCTGCCGGTGGTGCTGGAGCTGGCCTGCGCCGACACGCGCCTCACAGAGGCCGTGGTCTTCGGGGCGGCCGTGCTCATCCTGCTGCTCCCGCTGGCCATCATCCTGGCCTCCTATGGCCTCATCCTGGCCTCTGTGCTGTGGGGGCAGGTGGCCGCCAGGCGGCGCAAAGCATTCTCCACCTGCGCCTCCCACCTGGCCGTGGTGGCCATCTTCTACGGCACCGTCATCTCCATGTACATGAGGCCCCGCTCCGGCGCCGCCTCCGACTGGGACAAGCACATCGCTGTTTTCTATATCGTGGTCACGCCAGCCCTCAACCCGCTCATCTACACGTTGAGGAACAAGGAGGTCAAGGGGGCCGTGGCCAAGCTGATGCACAGGGCTGGATTGGCCAAGAAGTCCTAA